Proteins encoded in a region of the Vicia villosa cultivar HV-30 ecotype Madison, WI linkage group LG5, Vvil1.0, whole genome shotgun sequence genome:
- the LOC131601706 gene encoding uncharacterized protein LOC131601706 — MEVAGVLAFGVSHTGLVISRSEVLILGFSNQYWTWCYLLRIVSLRFLKGKAATVEFRYTSIGNIYDTFPNSLLSIINSFNKFKPAYLLSDGRLERAGRVKSKSSSGGQLTANSNGLDVHKNSTLTTSVISMGHEILFGIVEDQLGPYLCRKLGSIGWSVLQCSVVHNNIDSVAEEVERQKSKTDMVFIWGGVGPLHSDVTLAGIAKAFDVRLAPDEEFEEYLWLIIGDQCIGDRNEQKQHI, encoded by the exons ATGGAGGTTGCAGG GGTTTTGGCATTTGGGGTTTCTCATACAGGGTTGGTGATTTCTCGTTCGGAGGTTTTGATTTTGGGGTTTTCCAATCAA TATTGGACGTGGTGTTACTTGCTAAGAATAGTGAGTTTGAGATTTCTCAAAGGGAAGGCGGCGACGGTGGAGTTCAG ATATACTTCAATTGGCAACATATACGacacttttcccaattccttaCTATCCATCATTAATTCTTTCAATAAATTCAAACCAGCATATTTACTTTCTGATGGAAGATTAGAGAGGGCAGGGAGGGTTAAAAGCAAATCTTCTTCTGGTGGACAACTTACTGCTAATAGCAATGGCTTGGATGTGCATAAAAACAGCACACTCACAACATCAGTCATTTCTATGGGACATGAGATTCT GTTTGGAATTGTTGAGGATCAGTTGGGACCATATTTATGTAGGAAGCTGGGTTCCATTGGTTGGTCCGTGTTGCAATGTTCTGTAGTTCACAATAAT ATAGATTCTGTGGCAGAAGAAGTTGAGCGACAGAAATCTAAGACTGATATG GTATTTATATGGGGAGGTGTAGGTCCACTGCATTCAGATGTTACCTTAGCCGGCATTGCAAAAGCTTTTGATGTTCGTTTG GCTCCTGATGAAGAATTTGAAGAATATCTATGGCTTATTATTGGTGATCAGTGTATTGGTGATAGGAATGAG CAGAAGCAACATATTTAG